One region of Deltaproteobacteria bacterium genomic DNA includes:
- a CDS encoding prepilin-type N-terminal cleavage/methylation domain-containing protein, translating to MFNFRKLRNDRGFTLVELAIVLVIIGLILAGVIKGQELINNAKMKRLYNSQKEIAAAIYTYYDRYQKYPGDDNTATTRWPGTFNGNGNGLIDGGAVGTNPAPGTMFTCAAGTASETCAIWEHLRLSQILSGPAVAGTSRLNPTHPYGGTIGAANVAVQGLTVNWIGVSRTPENVAQILDVQNDDGDALTGSIRCLQAFAAPVTETTMSEFFKL from the coding sequence ATGTTCAATTTTAGAAAACTCAGGAATGACAGGGGGTTTACCCTTGTTGAACTGGCTATCGTACTGGTGATCATCGGGCTCATTCTTGCAGGTGTCATCAAAGGCCAGGAACTTATCAACAACGCGAAAATGAAAAGGTTGTACAATTCTCAAAAGGAAATTGCAGCCGCCATTTATACTTATTACGATAGGTATCAAAAGTATCCGGGCGATGATAATACGGCGACAACCAGATGGCCGGGAACATTTAACGGAAACGGAAACGGCCTTATTGATGGCGGCGCCGTGGGAACAAATCCAGCTCCCGGCACAATGTTTACCTGTGCTGCCGGAACTGCATCTGAAACCTGCGCTATATGGGAGCATTTAAGACTTTCCCAAATACTTTCCGGACCGGCTGTTGCCGGTACAAGCCGTTTGAATCCAACTCACCCATACGGCGGAACCATTGGTGCAGCCAATGTCGCCGTCCAGGGCCTGACGGTGAACTGGATTGGAGTTTCCAGAACCCCTGAAAACGTAGCGCAAATCCTTGATGTACAAAATGATGACGGAGATGCATTAACCGGATCGATTCGTTGTCTCCAAGCTTTTGCGGCGCCGGTAACTGAAACCACTATGAGTGAGTTTTTCAAGCTCTAA